One window of the Gemmatimonadota bacterium genome contains the following:
- a CDS encoding ABC transporter ATP-binding protein — protein MKELGTLLPYLRPYRAGIAWGLLLVVLANAFAVVAPQLLGLAIDALERPGVTGRVVLGYAGLVVLTALLAGAARYGMRELLNGISRRIETDLRDAFFDHLLRLDASFYGRVRTGDLMSRATNDTQAVRQAVGPAVMYLVNTMVMMALALGLMLRISPRLTLLALAPLVFLPPAVLWFGRVIHQRFERIQEHFGVLSTLVQENLAGARIVRAYVQEAAQEREFDRLNGEYLQKNMALARVSGVFYPVLTFFAGLGMVIVLWFGGRQVMAGRISVGDFVAFGFYLAMLTWPMIALGWVINLFQRGAASMGRINAIFQRRPAVRPPARPARLRRLRGEIEFREVYFRYPGSEQETLRGISFHIAAGQTVALVGPTGSGKSTVVDLLARLHDPTAGDVLLDGVPLPELAPADLRRALGVVPQDTFLFSETIGQNIALGLPPGEAAEDRVRDSAVIARLDETIARLPHGYDTRLGERGINLSGGQRQRAALARALARDPHILILDDALSAVDTRTEAEILQGLRRVLDGRTALIISHRVTAVMGADLVLVLDDGRVVERGTHADLVALGGLYASLLRRQLLAEDLERDALAAAPLEV, from the coding sequence ATGAAAGAACTAGGCACGCTGCTGCCGTACCTCCGGCCCTACCGCGCCGGTATAGCCTGGGGCCTGCTGCTGGTGGTCCTGGCGAACGCCTTTGCCGTGGTTGCGCCGCAGCTCCTGGGGCTGGCCATCGATGCGCTGGAGCGGCCGGGCGTCACGGGGCGGGTGGTCCTGGGGTATGCCGGGCTGGTCGTGCTCACGGCCCTGCTGGCTGGCGCGGCGCGGTACGGCATGAGGGAGTTACTGAACGGGATCAGCCGCCGGATCGAGACAGATTTGCGCGACGCGTTTTTTGACCACCTTCTGCGTCTGGACGCCTCGTTCTACGGCCGCGTCCGCACGGGCGACCTGATGAGCCGGGCGACCAACGATACGCAGGCGGTGCGGCAGGCGGTTGGCCCCGCAGTGATGTACCTGGTCAACACGATGGTGATGATGGCGCTGGCGCTGGGGCTCATGCTGCGGATCAGCCCGCGTCTCACCCTGCTTGCGCTGGCGCCACTGGTGTTCCTGCCGCCCGCCGTGCTCTGGTTCGGCCGGGTCATCCATCAGCGATTCGAGCGGATCCAGGAGCATTTCGGCGTGCTGTCGACGCTGGTCCAGGAGAACCTGGCCGGCGCGCGCATTGTCCGCGCCTACGTGCAGGAAGCGGCTCAAGAACGGGAATTCGACCGGCTGAACGGCGAGTACTTGCAAAAAAACATGGCGCTGGCCCGCGTGTCCGGCGTCTTCTATCCCGTCCTCACGTTCTTTGCCGGATTGGGCATGGTGATCGTGCTCTGGTTCGGCGGGCGGCAGGTCATGGCAGGGCGGATCTCGGTGGGTGACTTCGTCGCCTTCGGCTTCTACCTGGCCATGCTGACCTGGCCCATGATCGCGCTGGGCTGGGTGATCAACCTGTTCCAGCGCGGCGCGGCATCCATGGGACGGATCAATGCGATCTTCCAGAGGCGGCCGGCGGTGCGGCCGCCTGCCAGGCCCGCTCGACTGCGCCGGCTGCGGGGGGAAATCGAGTTCCGGGAGGTCTACTTCCGCTATCCGGGCAGCGAGCAGGAAACCCTGCGGGGGATCTCCTTCCACATCGCGGCCGGGCAGACCGTGGCACTGGTGGGACCGACCGGGTCGGGAAAGTCGACCGTGGTCGACCTGCTGGCGCGACTCCATGACCCCACGGCAGGCGACGTCCTGCTGGATGGCGTGCCGCTGCCGGAACTCGCGCCCGCCGACCTGCGCCGGGCGCTCGGGGTGGTGCCGCAGGACACGTTTCTCTTCTCGGAGACCATTGGTCAGAACATCGCGCTCGGGCTGCCGCCCGGTGAAGCGGCGGAGGACCGCGTCCGTGACTCGGCGGTCATTGCCCGGCTGGACGAGACGATTGCTCGCCTGCCCCACGGCTACGACACCCGTCTGGGCGAGCGCGGGATCAACCTCTCGGGGGGGCAGCGGCAGCGTGCCGCACTGGCGCGCGCGCTGGCACGCGATCCGCACATCCTCATCCTGGATGACGCGTTGAGCGCCGTCGACACCAGGACGGAGGCCGAGATCCTGCAGGGGTTACGGCGCGTGCTCGACGGACGCACGGCATTGATCATCAGCCACCGCGTCACGGCGGTCATGGGTGCGGACCTGGTGCTCGTGCTGGATGACGGCCGCGTGGTCGAGCGCGGCACACACGCCGACCTGGTTGCCCTGGGCGGCCTCTACGCCTCGCTGCTGCGCCGGCAGTTGCTGGCAGAGGATCTCGAGCGGGACGCCCTGGCCGCCGCGCCGCTCGAAGTCTGA
- a CDS encoding cytochrome c biogenesis protein CcdA produces the protein MDGSISLAVAFLAGVFSFLSPCVLPLVPSYLSFVTGLSIDDLSRGGRRSAVLVPSLLFVGGFSLVFLLLGASATIAGQLLLRYQDWIARIGGALIVLFGLHLLGVLRFNLLLREWRAQLPSRPAGYLGAVGAGIVFGAGWTPCIGPVLGAVLTYASVRATMTGGVLLLGGYALGLALPFLLAALATGAFLQASRNLRRLLPALEKAAGVMLVLAGLLLATGQFTVLSGYFARLTPDFLLERL, from the coding sequence ATGGATGGATCCATTTCCCTGGCTGTAGCTTTCCTGGCCGGCGTGTTCTCCTTCCTTTCGCCGTGCGTGCTGCCGCTGGTGCCCAGCTATTTGAGCTTTGTCACGGGCCTGAGCATCGATGACCTGAGCCGGGGCGGCCGCCGCAGTGCGGTGCTCGTCCCCTCCCTGCTCTTCGTGGGCGGGTTCAGTCTGGTCTTCCTCCTGCTCGGCGCTTCCGCCACCATAGCCGGGCAGTTGCTGCTGCGCTACCAGGATTGGATCGCCCGCATCGGCGGCGCCCTGATCGTCCTCTTCGGCCTGCACCTGCTGGGGGTGCTGCGCTTCAACCTGCTGCTGCGGGAGTGGCGCGCTCAGCTCCCCAGCCGGCCCGCGGGGTACCTCGGCGCGGTGGGGGCCGGAATCGTGTTCGGCGCGGGCTGGACCCCCTGCATCGGTCCCGTGTTGGGCGCGGTGCTGACCTACGCCTCCGTCCGCGCTACCATGACCGGTGGGGTGCTGCTCCTGGGCGGCTATGCGCTGGGGCTCGCCCTTCCCTTCCTGCTGGCTGCGCTGGCGACCGGCGCGTTCCTCCAGGCATCCCGTAACCTGCGCCGCCTGCTTCCCGCCCTCGAGAAAGCTGCTGGAGTCATGCTGGTGCTGGCGGGGCTGCTGCTGGCCACCGGGCAGTTCACGGTTCTCTCCGGCTACTTCGCCCGGCTGACGCCTGACTTCCTGCTGGAGCGGCTCTGA